The following are from one region of the Eubacterium sp. MSJ-33 genome:
- a CDS encoding class B sortase codes for MKKKKHILYNLCLIVLICVFIGSGGYLAYYFLQSKKSEEQFQELEAKIGDLTDADETAYIATDGDAEPGLEFVNINGVLIQKKYAALYRENHSFIGWLSIEDTNIDYPVMQTPDDEEYYIHRDFYGAYSSAGTLFADTDSSIQRPSDNILIYGHNMKTGKMFHDLLKYEDEAFYKNHKYIQFDTIYGNGTYEVIAAFRTRIMNEEDQDFRYYQFFNAADASEFNQFVSGCKALTNYSIDTEASYGDSLITLSTCAYHTENGRFVVVAKKIQP; via the coding sequence TATTAATCTGTGTATTTATCGGCTCTGGCGGATATCTTGCATATTATTTTCTACAAAGCAAAAAAAGCGAAGAGCAATTTCAGGAACTCGAAGCAAAGATTGGAGACCTAACTGACGCAGATGAAACCGCGTATATTGCAACGGATGGGGATGCAGAACCCGGTCTTGAGTTTGTAAATATCAATGGTGTACTAATCCAGAAAAAGTACGCAGCTTTGTATCGTGAAAATCATTCATTTATCGGCTGGCTTTCCATCGAAGATACTAATATTGATTATCCGGTCATGCAGACGCCGGATGATGAAGAGTATTATATTCACCGGGATTTTTATGGTGCATACAGCAGCGCAGGTACATTGTTTGCAGACACAGATTCCAGCATACAAAGACCGTCTGATAACATTCTGATTTATGGTCATAATATGAAAACCGGAAAAATGTTTCATGACCTTCTAAAATACGAAGATGAAGCTTTTTATAAGAATCATAAATATATCCAGTTTGATACCATTTACGGAAATGGAACATATGAGGTAATTGCAGCATTCCGTACAAGGATTATGAATGAAGAAGATCAAGATTTTCGATATTATCAGTTTTTTAATGCTGCAGATGCATCTGAATTCAATCAATTTGTCTCCGGATGTAAAGCTCTTACAAACTATTCCATTGATACAGAAGCTTCTTACGGAGATTCTCTGATTACGCTTTCAACCTGTGCGTACCATACAGAAAACGGAAGATTTGTCGTTGTAGCAAAGAAAATCCAACCCTGA
- the sigE gene encoding RNA polymerase sporulation sigma factor SigE: MIRFNIKSIANYLLFPKNEVHYIGGAEILPAPLSAEEENLLLTHLDDNVLEARQTLIEHNLRLVVYIAKKFDNTGVGVEDLISIGTIGLIKAINTFKSDKNIKLATYASRCIENEILMHLRRNLRVKTEVSIDEPLNVDWDGNELLLSDILGTEEDSVYKDIEDEVDLKLLEQAMDILSDRERTIIELRYGIGHDDEEMTQKEVADLLGISQSYISRLEKKIIRRLRKEMIRLG; the protein is encoded by the coding sequence ATGATTCGCTTTAATATCAAGAGTATAGCCAATTATCTATTATTTCCAAAAAACGAAGTACATTACATCGGTGGAGCGGAGATCCTTCCGGCCCCGCTTTCAGCAGAAGAAGAAAATCTGCTATTAACACATCTCGATGATAATGTCTTAGAAGCCAGACAGACATTAATTGAACATAATCTGCGTCTGGTTGTATATATAGCGAAGAAATTCGATAACACAGGCGTTGGTGTGGAAGATTTAATATCCATAGGAACAATCGGTCTGATTAAAGCAATCAATACATTTAAATCCGATAAAAATATTAAGTTAGCTACCTATGCCAGCCGCTGTATTGAGAATGAAATTTTGATGCACCTGCGCCGGAATTTACGCGTCAAAACGGAAGTTTCCATTGATGAGCCATTGAATGTGGATTGGGATGGAAATGAATTGTTGTTATCAGATATTCTTGGCACAGAGGAAGACTCAGTCTATAAAGATATTGAAGATGAAGTGGATTTGAAACTTTTGGAACAGGCAATGGATATCTTGAGTGACCGGGAACGTACCATTATAGAACTTCGTTATGGAATTGGCCATGATGATGAAGAAATGACGCAAAAGGAAGTTGCAGATTTATTAGGGATTTCGCAGTCTTATATTTCTCGACTGGAGAAAAAAATCATCCGGCGTCTGAGAAAGGAGATGATTCGTCTAGGATAA